In Populus alba chromosome 1, ASM523922v2, whole genome shotgun sequence, a single window of DNA contains:
- the LOC118033721 gene encoding uncharacterized protein: protein MLETELCSSRILSPFREESGDEELSVLPRHTKVVVTGNNRTKSVLVGLQGVVKKAVGLGGWHWLVLKNGSEVKLQRNALSVLEHPTGNEVDDDNDFDTSSGSDIGEHDFYRGSEFHKISKPRVRPTRPWVPSAPVKSTNRNSYRDVQSIIHTPLPTVNLARLGTESLRRYCKEFKLPGVSSESSRERILNAAQIHFPSQRPLNEVQVVAEFTRVAKRLKEKDGPSD from the exons ATGTTAGAGACTGAGCTGTGTTCTTCTAGGATTCTTTCACCTTTTAGAGAGGAGAGTGGTGATGAAGAGCTATCTGTGCTTCCTAGGCACACTAAAGTCGTTGTCACTGGAAATAATAGAACAAAATCCGTGCTGGTTGGTTTGCAAGGCGTAGTCAAGAAGGCTGTTGGTCTTGGGGGTTGGCATTGGCTG GTTTTGAAAAATGGATCTGAAGTTAAGCTTCAAAGGAATGCATTGAGCGTACTGGAACATCCTACAGGGAATGAAGTGGATGATGATAACGATTTTGATACCAGCAGTGGCTCTGACATTGGTGAACATGATTTCT ACAGGGGCAGTGAGTTCCATAAAATTAGCAAGCCAAGGGTTCGACCAACCAGGCCATGGGTTCCGTCTGCACCTGTAAAGTCAACAAATCGGAACAGTTACAGAGACGTTCAATCTATTATTCACACACCCCTGCCG ACGGTGAACTTAGCAAGACTAGGAACTGAATCACTGCGGAGATATTGCAAAGAATTCAAACTT CCGGGTGTGAGCTCCGAGTCATCAAGGGAACGGATACTTAATGCGGCCCAAATTCATTTTCCATCACAG CGACCATTGAACGAGGTGCAAGTGGTAGCGGAATTCACCCGTGTGGCAAAGAGACTGAAAGAGAAGGATGGCCCCTCTGATTGA
- the LOC118033719 gene encoding probable E3 ubiquitin-protein ligase RHB1A: protein MGGCCCCSSKGAAQSNSARPYYYYPRAPAEHVPLSSHHAAGSALSTGLLVDTNLDTSVPDAYRPPPAPMPFDVAVGHLQTPHRSRETCGDKNDGALQTTNSAAGQEITGLNTRETSAECEDAKELDCKAQINSELDAVKELEIELSKSVEPLVSATEEEDCPICLEEYDLENPKLITKCEHHFHLSCILEWMERSESCPVCDKEVIINPPID, encoded by the exons ATGGGaggttgttgctgttgttcctCTAAAGGAGCTGCTCAATCTAATAGCGCACGGCCTTATTATTAT TACCCCAGAGCACCAGCAGAGCATGTCCCATTGTCATCTCACCATGCAGCTGGGTCTGCTCTATCCACAGGACTTCTGGTTGATACAAACCTGGACACATCAGTTCCTGATGCTTATAGACCACCTCCTGCACCTATGCCATTTGATGTGGCAGTAGGACATCTTCAAACCCCGCATAGGTCGAGAGAGACTTGTGGTGACAAGAATGATGGAGCTTTGCAAACAACAAATTCTGCTGCTGGACAAGAAATCACTGGCTTGAATACTCGGGAAACTTCAGCTGAGTGTGAAGATGCGAAGGAGTTAGACTGCAAGGCGCAAATCAATTCAGAACTTGATGCGGTGAAGGAGCTAGAAATTGAGCTTTCAAAGTCAGTTGAGCCTCTTGTTTCAGCAACAGAGGAGGAGGATTGTCCTATCTGTCTGGAAG AGTATGATTTAGAGAATCCAAAACTTATCACAAAATGCGAGCATCACTTCCATCTTTCATGCATTCTTGAATGGATGGAAAGAAGCGAGAGTTGTCCTGTTTGTGACAAG GAAGTGATAATCAACCCTCCTATTGATTAG